The Streptomyces sp. Je 1-332 genome has a window encoding:
- a CDS encoding MarR family transcriptional regulator has translation MDTAPTSPPDLPDGEPRWLDDDEQRTWLAYLQASTLLEDHLDRQLQRDAGMPHIYYGLLVQLSVAPRRRMRMTELARNTKITRSRLSHAIARLEKNGWVRREDCPSDKRGQFAILTDDGYEVLRRTAPGHVTAVRQALFDRLTPEQQKSLGEIMMIVAEGLQPKEAGADLPWLR, from the coding sequence ATGGACACGGCACCCACTTCTCCCCCCGACCTTCCCGATGGGGAACCGCGCTGGCTCGACGACGACGAACAGCGCACCTGGCTCGCGTATCTGCAGGCCAGCACGCTCCTGGAGGATCACCTCGACCGCCAGTTGCAGCGCGACGCCGGTATGCCGCACATCTACTACGGCCTCCTGGTCCAGCTCTCCGTCGCCCCGCGGCGGCGGATGCGCATGACCGAGCTGGCCAGGAACACCAAGATCACCCGGTCCCGCCTCTCGCACGCCATCGCGCGCCTGGAGAAGAACGGCTGGGTGCGCCGCGAGGACTGCCCCTCCGACAAGCGCGGCCAGTTCGCGATCCTCACCGACGACGGGTACGAGGTGCTGCGCAGGACGGCGCCCGGACATGTCACCGCCGTGCGCCAGGCCCTCTTCGACCGGCTCACCCCGGAACAGCAGAAGTCCCTCGGCGAGATCATGATGATCGTCGCCGAGGGACTTCAGCCGAAGGAGGCGGGGGCGGACCTGCCCTGGCTCCGCTAG
- a CDS encoding helix-turn-helix domain-containing protein, with product MDTATAQRPTPRPRADALRNRERIVAAAREMFVEFGPDVPLDEVARRAGVGNATVYRHFSDRSELVHQVVLLVTDRVSAHAEEAAVAADADPSVAFDVLRRFVHASADERIGALCPILQAAFDPDHPDLVDARERLEAAIDGLMQRARAAGQLRTDIAVGDLMVALSQLTRPLPGTACPNMDRFVHRHLQLFLDGLMAPARSELPGEAATLEDLRQS from the coding sequence GTGGACACCGCCACCGCGCAGCGCCCCACGCCCCGCCCGCGGGCCGACGCCCTGCGCAACCGGGAGCGGATCGTCGCCGCCGCACGCGAGATGTTCGTCGAGTTCGGCCCCGACGTGCCGCTCGACGAGGTCGCGCGCCGGGCCGGCGTCGGTAACGCCACGGTCTACCGGCACTTCTCCGACCGTTCCGAACTGGTCCATCAGGTCGTCCTGCTGGTCACCGACCGCGTCTCGGCCCACGCCGAAGAGGCGGCGGTGGCGGCCGACGCCGATCCGAGCGTCGCGTTCGACGTCCTGCGCCGGTTCGTCCATGCCTCCGCCGACGAGCGGATCGGCGCCCTGTGCCCGATCCTCCAGGCGGCCTTCGACCCTGATCACCCGGATCTGGTCGACGCCCGTGAGCGGCTCGAAGCCGCGATCGACGGGCTGATGCAACGGGCGCGCGCGGCCGGGCAGCTGCGCACCGACATCGCCGTCGGGGACCTGATGGTCGCCCTCTCCCAGCTCACGAGGCCGCTGCCCGGCACGGCGTGCCCGAACATGGACCGTTTCGTCCACCGCCATCTCCAGCTGTTCCTCGACGGCCTGATGGCGCCGGCCCGCTCCGAGCTGCCCGGTGAGGCGGCGACCTTGGAGGACCTCCGCCAGTCCTGA
- a CDS encoding class III extradiol ring-cleavage dioxygenase: MTATQERMPALYLSHGAPPLADDALWPDQLRAWSAELPRPKAILMVSAHWEEAPLAIGATRTLPLVYDFWGFPEHYYQVTYAAPGAPQLADSVRALLRGAGTLVQDIEDRGLDHGAYVPLVEMYPDADIPVLQISLPTLDPRRLTDIGRKLAPLRDEGVLLVGSGFFTHNLAALRHLDGGVPSWSAEFDAWGHEALDAGDVDGLLDFRHKSPAGELAHPRTEHFAPLFVTLGAAEASGDLGGQRSVIDGFWMGLAKRSVQFG; encoded by the coding sequence ATGACCGCAACCCAGGAGCGCATGCCCGCCCTCTACCTCAGCCACGGCGCACCCCCGCTGGCCGACGACGCGCTCTGGCCGGACCAGCTCCGCGCCTGGTCGGCGGAGCTGCCGCGCCCCAAAGCCATCCTCATGGTCTCCGCCCACTGGGAAGAGGCCCCGCTGGCCATCGGCGCGACGCGGACGCTGCCGCTCGTGTACGACTTCTGGGGCTTCCCCGAGCATTACTACCAGGTCACGTACGCCGCCCCGGGCGCCCCTCAACTGGCTGATTCCGTACGCGCGTTGCTGCGCGGGGCGGGCACGCTGGTGCAGGACATCGAGGATCGCGGACTCGACCACGGAGCCTATGTCCCGCTCGTCGAGATGTACCCCGACGCCGACATCCCCGTGCTCCAGATCTCCCTGCCGACCCTCGACCCGCGCCGCCTGACGGACATCGGCCGCAAGCTGGCGCCGCTGCGGGACGAGGGCGTACTCCTCGTAGGCAGCGGCTTCTTCACACACAATCTGGCGGCGCTGCGTCACCTGGACGGCGGAGTGCCGTCGTGGTCGGCGGAGTTCGACGCGTGGGGGCACGAGGCGCTCGACGCGGGTGACGTGGACGGCCTGCTCGACTTCCGGCACAAGTCCCCGGCGGGCGAGCTCGCGCACCCGCGTACGGAACACTTCGCGCCCCTGTTCGTGACGCTGGGGGCCGCCGAGGCCTCGGGGGACCTGGGCGGGCAGCGCAGTGTGATCGACGGGTTCTGGATGGGGCTCGCGAAGAGGTCGGTGCAGTTCGGCTGA
- a CDS encoding MFS transporter — translation MSETDPRRWKALIFIALAQLMVVLDATIVNIALPSAQQDLGISDGNRQWVITAYALAFGGLLLFGGRIADLWGRKRTFVTGLIGFAAASALGGAATGEAMMLGARALQGVFGALLAPAALSLLAVMFTDAKERAKAFGIYGAIAGGGGAVGLILGGFLTEYLNWRWTFFVNIPFAVVAALGAYFVIREPAGGRNRSPLDIPGVVLSTLGLVSLVYGFTRAESAGWSDSLTIGMFVASAVLLAAFVLTESKVKSPLLPLRVLTERNRGGVYLSLGLAIIAMFGLFLFLTYYLQIVQGYSPVKTGFAFLPMIVGMITGSTQIGARLMTRVPPRLLMGPGFLVAAVGMLFLTQLDVGTSYAGVILPGQLLLGLGMGTAFMPAMSLATHGVQPRDSGVASAMVNTSQQVGGAIGTALLNTIAASATTAYLADHAAGATTPAAQKLVQAQAMVEGYTSAIWWAVGILAGAAAIAFALINTGSQGGAPAASGSGDSEGAEDEIRIPVVAH, via the coding sequence ATGTCAGAAACAGATCCGAGGCGCTGGAAAGCGCTGATATTCATCGCGCTCGCGCAGCTGATGGTCGTGCTCGACGCGACCATCGTGAACATCGCGCTGCCCTCCGCCCAGCAGGACCTGGGCATCTCGGACGGCAACCGCCAGTGGGTCATCACGGCCTACGCCCTGGCCTTCGGTGGCCTGCTGCTCTTCGGTGGCCGCATCGCCGACCTCTGGGGCCGCAAGCGCACCTTCGTGACCGGCCTGATCGGCTTCGCGGCGGCCTCCGCGCTCGGCGGCGCCGCCACCGGCGAGGCCATGATGCTGGGCGCCCGCGCCCTGCAGGGTGTGTTCGGCGCGCTCCTCGCACCCGCCGCCCTCTCGCTGCTCGCCGTGATGTTCACCGACGCCAAGGAGCGCGCCAAGGCGTTCGGCATCTACGGTGCGATCGCCGGTGGTGGTGGCGCCGTGGGCCTGATCCTCGGCGGCTTCCTCACCGAGTACCTGAACTGGCGCTGGACGTTCTTCGTCAACATCCCGTTCGCCGTCGTCGCCGCGCTCGGCGCGTACTTCGTCATCCGTGAGCCGGCCGGCGGCCGCAACCGCTCGCCGCTCGACATCCCCGGCGTGGTCCTGTCCACCCTCGGTCTGGTCTCGCTCGTCTACGGCTTCACGCGCGCCGAGTCGGCCGGCTGGTCGGACTCGCTGACCATCGGCATGTTCGTCGCGTCCGCCGTCCTGCTCGCCGCGTTCGTCCTCACCGAGTCGAAGGTCAAGTCGCCGCTGCTTCCGCTGCGCGTCCTGACCGAGCGCAACCGCGGTGGCGTCTACCTGTCGCTCGGCCTCGCGATCATCGCGATGTTCGGCCTGTTCCTGTTCCTCACGTACTACCTCCAGATCGTCCAGGGCTACTCGCCGGTGAAGACCGGCTTCGCGTTCCTGCCGATGATCGTCGGCATGATCACGGGCTCCACGCAGATCGGCGCCCGCCTGATGACCCGCGTCCCGCCGCGGCTGCTCATGGGTCCGGGCTTCCTGGTCGCCGCCGTGGGCATGCTGTTCCTGACGCAGCTCGACGTCGGTACGTCGTACGCCGGTGTGATCCTGCCCGGCCAGCTGCTGCTGGGCCTCGGCATGGGTACGGCGTTCATGCCCGCCATGTCGCTCGCCACGCACGGTGTCCAGCCGCGTGACTCCGGTGTCGCCTCCGCGATGGTCAACACCTCGCAGCAGGTCGGCGGCGCCATCGGCACCGCCCTGTTGAACACCATCGCCGCCTCCGCCACGACCGCGTACCTCGCGGACCACGCGGCGGGCGCGACGACTCCCGCGGCCCAGAAGCTGGTGCAGGCGCAGGCCATGGTCGAGGGGTACACCAGCGCGATCTGGTGGGCCGTCGGCATCCTCGCCGGCGCCGCCGCGATCGCCTTCGCCCTCATCAACACGGGCTCCCAGGGCGGCGCTCCCGCCGCCTCGGGCTCCGGTGACAGCGAGGGTGCCGAGGACGAGATCCGGATCCCGGTGGTCGCGCACTGA
- a CDS encoding N-acetyltransferase family protein yields MTSERNEVQVRPGAEADLEALTAIYNHYVRETAITFDTAVFLPEERRPWLLSHPEDGPHRLLVAQERDSGLILGYVTSSPFRAKPSYATSVEVSVYCAPDAAGRGIGTLLYKALFEALEGEDLHRAYAGVAQPNDASGRLHERFGFRYVGTYREVGRKFGRYWDVAWYERPLGPETGSGT; encoded by the coding sequence ATGACGTCGGAACGTAATGAGGTGCAGGTCAGGCCGGGCGCGGAGGCCGATCTGGAGGCCCTGACCGCCATCTACAACCACTACGTACGTGAGACGGCGATCACATTCGACACGGCCGTCTTCCTGCCGGAGGAGCGCCGCCCTTGGCTGCTCTCCCATCCTGAAGACGGCCCCCACCGCCTCTTGGTTGCCCAGGAGCGGGATTCCGGGCTGATCCTCGGGTACGTCACGAGTTCTCCTTTCCGGGCCAAGCCCTCGTACGCCACCTCGGTGGAAGTCAGCGTCTACTGCGCGCCGGACGCCGCGGGCCGCGGTATCGGCACCCTGCTCTACAAGGCGCTCTTCGAGGCCCTCGAAGGCGAGGACCTGCACCGCGCCTACGCCGGGGTCGCCCAGCCGAACGACGCTTCCGGCCGCCTCCACGAACGTTTCGGCTTCCGGTACGTCGGCACGTACCGCGAGGTGGGCCGCAAGTTCGGCCGCTACTGGGACGTCGCCTGGTACGAGCGTCCCCTCGGCCCGGAGACCGGAAGCGGGACCTAG